One genomic region from Rosa rugosa chromosome 1, drRosRugo1.1, whole genome shotgun sequence encodes:
- the LOC133731218 gene encoding polygalacturonase-like yields MAIINHCCSCLLLIFLLFMISLFGLSNAAATYNVMKYGAKADGKTDSTQAFVKTWAAACSSAQTATMYVPKGGFLLKAAVFRGPCKSKIIVQIYGTLIAPTDYWALGNSGHWILFIKVNRLAVFGGRLDAKGAGFWACRKSGKSCPVGARSITFNWANDVVISGLSSVNSQLTHLVINSCNNVAVQNVELYAPDDSPNTDGIHVQGSTGVTITGATLMTGDDCVSIGPGTKNLYMSNIRCGPGHGVSIGSLGRAVNEAGVQNVTLTNAVFTGSDNGVRIKSWARPSTGFVTNILFQNIMMRNVKNPIIIDQNYCPHNQGCPNQGSGVKISQVTYKNIQGTSATAEAVTFDCSPSNPCRGIRLHDIKLTYLNKVATSSCNNIGGTSTGVVMPRSCNVLYVKKSECTQFARTEMSYSQRTLKRVIRSLILTLNSTNDPGAGSSYDKDAGVAEEAMLNLVVAYMASLPSQLTRRLF; encoded by the exons ATGGCTATCATCAATCACTGCTGCTCATGCCTACTACTTATCTTTCTCTTGTTCATGATATCCTTGTTCGGCTTATCGAATGCAGCCGCAACTTATAATGTGATGAAATATGGTGCAAAAGCAGATGGGAAAACAGACTCAACCCAAGCATTTGTCAAGACATGGGCAGCAGCATGCAGCTCTGCTCAGACAGCCACCATGTACGTCCCCAAAGGAGGGTTCTTGCTGAAAGCTGCAGTGTTCAGAGGCCCTTGCAAGAGTAAAATTATCGTTCAGATATACGGAACCCTGATTGCCCCTACTGATTATTGGGCTTTGGGAAACTCCGGTCACTGGATCTTGTTCATTAAGGTCAATAGACTTGCAGTTTTCGGTGGTAGACTCGACGCCAAGGGAGCTGGCTTTTGGGCTTGCAGGAAATCCGGAAAGAGCTGCCCTGTTGGAGCTAGG TCGATAACGTTCAATTGGGCAAATGACGTTGTGATAAGTGGTTTATCATCCGTCAACAGTCAGTTAACTCATCTTGTGATCAACAGCTGCAACAATGTGGCGGTCCAAAACGTTGAGCTGTATGCTCCGGATGACAGCCCCAACACTGACGGCATTCATGTGCAGGGCTCAACTGGGGTTACTATCACTGGTGCAACCTTGATGACCGGAGACGATTGTGTATCAATTGGTCCTGGCACCAAAAACCTGTACATGAGTAACATCAGGTGCGGCCCAGGACATGGCGTAAG CATTGGTAGTCTAGGCAGGGCAGTGAACGAAGCTGGGGTCCAAAATGTGACGTTGACGAATGCAGTTTTCACCGGATCGGACAACGGAGTACGAATAAAGTCATGGGCGAGGCCCAGCACTGGGTTTGTGACCAACATTCTCTTCCAGAACATCATGATGAGGAACGTTAAGAACCCCATCATCATCGATCAGAACTATTGCCCACATAACCAAGGTTGCCCTAACCAG GGTTCTGGTGTGAAGATTAGTCAAGTAACATACAAGAATATACAAGGGACGTCGGCAACGGCGGAGGCGGTAACATTTGATTGCAGCCCAAGTAATCCGTGCAGAGGGATTAGATTGCATGACATCAAGCTTACATACCTGAATAAGGTAGCCACATCTTCATGCAATAACATTGGTGGAACCAGCACCGGAGTAGTCATGCCCAGGAGTTGC AATGTTTTATATGTCAAGAAATCGGAATGCACGCAGTTCGCAAGAACCGAGATGTCATACTCCCAAAGGACTTTGAAAAGGGTTATTAGAAGCTTGATATTGACTTTGAATTCTACAAATGATCCGGGTGCTGGGAGTTCATATGACAAAGACGCTGGGGTTGCTGAAGAGGCCATGTTAAATCTTGTAGTTGCATATATGGCTTCTTTGCCTTCACAGCTCACTAGAAGGCTTTTTTAA